A single region of the Streptomyces sp. NBC_00425 genome encodes:
- a CDS encoding GuaB1 family IMP dehydrogenase-related protein: protein MRFLNDIQPAHDLTYDDVFMVPSRSAVGSRQSVDLGAQDGTGTTIPLVVANMTAVAGRRMAETMARRGGLVVIPQDIPIDVVADVVGWVKSRHLVLDTPIVLAPHQTVADALALLPKRAHNAGVVVDEDLRPVGVVTDADLTGVDRFTQLEVVMSRDLLLLDAGIDPREAFNTLDAANRRYAPAVDREGKLAGILTRKGALRATLYTPAVDAHGKLRIAAAVGINGDVAGKAKQLLDAGVDTLVIDTAHGHQESMISAVRTVRALDPQVPIVAGNIVSAEGVKDLIDAGADIIKVGVGPGAMCTTRMMTGVGRPQFSAVLECATEARKYGKHVWADGGVRHPRDVAMALAAGASNVMVGSWFAGTFESPGDLQHDANGRPYKESFGMASARAVRNRTSEESAYDRARKALFEEGISTSRMFLDPARPGVEDLVDSIIAGVRSSCTYAGAGSLEEFAEKAVVGIQSAAGYAEGKPLHASW from the coding sequence GTGCGTTTCCTCAACGACATCCAGCCCGCCCACGACCTCACCTACGACGACGTCTTCATGGTGCCGAGCCGCAGCGCGGTCGGGTCACGGCAGAGCGTGGACCTGGGCGCCCAGGACGGCACGGGCACCACGATCCCGCTGGTCGTCGCCAACATGACCGCCGTGGCGGGCCGCCGGATGGCCGAGACCATGGCCCGGCGCGGCGGACTCGTCGTGATCCCGCAGGACATCCCCATCGACGTCGTCGCCGACGTCGTGGGCTGGGTCAAGAGCCGGCACCTGGTGCTGGACACCCCCATCGTGCTCGCCCCGCACCAGACGGTGGCCGACGCCCTCGCCCTGCTGCCCAAGCGCGCCCACAACGCGGGCGTCGTCGTCGACGAGGACCTCCGCCCCGTCGGCGTCGTCACCGACGCGGACCTCACCGGCGTCGACCGCTTCACCCAGCTCGAGGTCGTCATGTCGCGCGACCTGCTGCTCCTGGACGCCGGCATCGACCCGCGCGAGGCCTTCAACACCCTCGACGCGGCCAACCGGCGCTACGCCCCCGCCGTCGACCGGGAGGGCAAGCTCGCCGGCATCCTGACCCGCAAGGGCGCCCTGCGCGCCACCCTGTACACGCCGGCCGTAGACGCCCACGGCAAGCTGCGCATCGCCGCGGCCGTCGGCATCAACGGCGACGTCGCGGGCAAGGCCAAGCAACTGCTCGACGCGGGCGTGGACACGCTCGTCATCGACACCGCGCACGGTCACCAGGAGTCGATGATCAGCGCCGTCCGCACCGTGCGCGCGCTCGACCCGCAGGTGCCGATCGTCGCCGGCAACATCGTCTCGGCCGAGGGCGTCAAGGACCTGATCGACGCGGGCGCCGACATCATCAAGGTCGGCGTCGGCCCCGGCGCCATGTGCACCACCCGCATGATGACGGGCGTGGGCCGGCCGCAGTTCTCGGCCGTCCTGGAGTGCGCGACCGAGGCGCGCAAGTACGGCAAGCACGTGTGGGCCGACGGCGGCGTCCGTCACCCGCGTGACGTCGCCATGGCGCTGGCCGCGGGCGCGTCCAACGTCATGGTCGGATCCTGGTTCGCGGGCACGTTCGAGTCCCCGGGCGACCTCCAGCACGACGCGAACGGCCGTCCCTACAAGGAGTCCTTCGGCATGGCCTCCGCGCGGGCCGTGCGCAACCGCACCTCGGAGGAGTCCGCCTACGACCGGGCCCGCAAGGCGCTGTTCGAGGAGGGCATCTCCACCTCCCGGATGTTCCTCGACCCGGCCCGCCCGGGCGTCGAGGACCTGGTCGACTCGATCATCGCGGGCGTCCGCTCCTCCTGCACCTACGCCGGCGCCGGCTCCCTCGAGGAGTTCGCGGAGAAGGCCGTCGTGGGGATCCAGAGCGCGGCCGGTTACGCCGAGGGGAAGCCGCTGCACGCCAGCTGGTAG
- a CDS encoding amino acid permease, whose product MLDQGAPAQQSSHTASARPGAVARLMRRKPVERLVAEGGQGEGGALRRTLGLWQLTMISIGATLGTGIFVVLGEAVPKAGPAVTLSFVIAGLTALFSALSYAELAGTIPVAGSSYSYAYATMGELIAWICGWCLVLEYGVSVAAVAVGWGEYLNELLDGTIGVTIPDVLSAPPGDGGVFNLPALVVVLLAMAFLLGGAKESARANTVMVTVKIAALVLFCAIGVQGFRSGNYAHFMPLGMAGVSAAGATLFFSYIGFDAASTAGEEAKNAQRDLPRAIMLSLVIVTALYVLVAAVAVGAKPWQRFGDSEAALTQIMREVTGQSFWGTLLAFCAVIAIASVVLTVLYGQTRILFAMSRDGLVPRVFSKVHPKTGTPRANTVVVSLFCGVLAAAVPLGQLADATSIGTLFAFGLVNIAVVVLRRTRPEMPRTFRVPLSPVLPALGFGFCVWMMGSLSAVTWAVFGVWMAVGLVFYFLYGHRRSRLATPAPSEK is encoded by the coding sequence GTGCTCGACCAAGGCGCACCCGCGCAGCAGAGCAGTCACACCGCCTCGGCGCGCCCGGGGGCCGTCGCACGGCTGATGCGGCGCAAACCCGTGGAACGCCTGGTGGCCGAGGGCGGCCAGGGGGAGGGAGGGGCCCTCCGGCGCACTCTCGGACTGTGGCAGCTCACCATGATCAGCATTGGTGCCACGCTCGGCACCGGCATCTTCGTCGTCCTCGGCGAAGCCGTTCCCAAGGCCGGTCCGGCCGTCACCCTCTCGTTCGTGATCGCCGGTCTCACCGCGCTCTTCTCCGCGCTGTCCTATGCCGAGCTGGCCGGCACGATCCCCGTCGCAGGGTCCTCGTACTCGTATGCGTACGCAACGATGGGCGAGCTGATCGCCTGGATCTGCGGCTGGTGTCTGGTGCTGGAGTACGGCGTCTCGGTCGCCGCCGTCGCCGTCGGCTGGGGCGAGTACCTCAACGAACTGCTCGACGGGACGATCGGCGTGACCATCCCGGACGTGCTGAGCGCGCCGCCCGGCGACGGGGGCGTCTTCAACCTGCCCGCCCTGGTCGTCGTCCTGCTGGCCATGGCGTTCCTGCTGGGCGGGGCCAAGGAGTCGGCGCGCGCCAACACCGTCATGGTGACCGTGAAGATCGCCGCCCTGGTGCTGTTCTGCGCCATCGGCGTCCAGGGTTTCCGCTCCGGCAACTACGCGCACTTCATGCCGCTCGGCATGGCGGGCGTCAGCGCCGCGGGAGCCACCCTGTTCTTCTCCTACATCGGCTTCGACGCCGCCTCCACCGCCGGCGAGGAGGCCAAGAACGCGCAGCGCGACCTGCCGCGGGCCATCATGCTCTCGCTGGTCATCGTCACCGCGCTGTACGTCCTCGTCGCCGCCGTGGCCGTCGGCGCAAAGCCCTGGCAGCGGTTCGGCGACTCCGAGGCCGCGCTCACGCAGATCATGCGAGAGGTGACGGGGCAGTCCTTCTGGGGGACGCTCCTCGCCTTCTGCGCCGTCATCGCCATCGCCAGCGTCGTGCTGACCGTGCTGTACGGGCAGACCCGCATCCTGTTCGCGATGTCCCGGGACGGCCTGGTGCCGAGGGTGTTCTCGAAGGTCCACCCGAAGACGGGCACGCCCCGCGCCAACACGGTCGTCGTGTCGCTGTTCTGCGGCGTCCTGGCCGCGGCCGTCCCGCTGGGGCAGCTCGCGGACGCGACCAGCATCGGCACGCTGTTCGCGTTCGGACTCGTCAACATCGCGGTCGTGGTGCTGCGCCGGACCCGTCCCGAGATGCCGCGGACCTTCCGGGTTCCGCTGTCCCCGGTCCTGCCGGCCCTGGGCTTCGGCTTCTGCGTCTGGATGATGGGCAGCCTGTCGGCCGTCACCTGGGCGGTGTTCGGTGTCTGGATGGCGGTCGGGCTCGTGTTCTACTTCCTTTACGGCCACCGCCGCTCCCGACTCGCGACCCCCGCGCCATCTGAGAAGTGA